A genome region from Dickeya dadantii NCPPB 898 includes the following:
- the rlpA gene encoding endolytic peptidoglycan transglycosylase RlpA — protein sequence MRKDWVWIGAIGLALAGCAVTEQPQSPSPQATAYNGPVEEIGGAEPRYEPYKPANMQDYSMNGKTYRIVKNPENFSESGFAAWHDRESVGNRTATGEEFDVNAMAAAHPALPIPSYVRVTNLSNGRRLVVRVNDRGPYTPGRIIDLTKGAADRLNLSNNTKVKVDFISVAPDGSLSGPGTIGTRVAKQSFALPSRPTLGSSGLGTPVMESAPATAAAVRPISNATLTPTAGDGAGNIVSGNPSVGNAGTPSGGSFLGAPKPLPSGVLEGSEPTPAAAPVRATAIAPAVAAAPGAVQPSRTLSQPAVPAGSGNIVVQVGALSDQQRAQTWLKSLNERFRVPGKVTLNNGLYRIQLGPFQSRQQAADLQQRLSSEAQQPSFITTVSGAQ from the coding sequence ATGCGTAAGGATTGGGTTTGGATTGGCGCGATCGGCCTGGCGCTGGCAGGCTGCGCGGTTACGGAACAGCCTCAGTCGCCCTCACCGCAGGCCACGGCATACAATGGCCCGGTGGAAGAAATCGGCGGCGCGGAACCGCGCTACGAACCGTACAAACCCGCCAACATGCAGGATTACAGCATGAACGGCAAAACCTACCGTATTGTCAAAAACCCGGAGAATTTCAGTGAAAGCGGGTTTGCCGCCTGGCACGATCGGGAATCGGTCGGTAACCGCACGGCGACGGGTGAAGAATTCGACGTCAACGCCATGGCCGCCGCCCACCCCGCGCTGCCGATTCCCAGCTATGTGCGGGTCACCAACCTCAGCAACGGTCGCCGTCTGGTGGTGCGCGTCAACGATCGCGGGCCTTATACGCCGGGCAGAATCATCGATCTGACCAAAGGCGCGGCAGACCGCCTTAATCTGTCCAACAATACCAAGGTGAAGGTGGACTTTATCAGCGTGGCGCCGGATGGCTCGCTCTCCGGCCCCGGCACCATCGGCACCCGTGTCGCCAAACAGAGCTTTGCCCTGCCGTCGCGCCCGACGCTGGGCTCCAGCGGGCTGGGAACGCCGGTGATGGAAAGCGCACCGGCGACTGCCGCCGCGGTGCGGCCGATCAGCAATGCCACGTTGACGCCGACGGCAGGTGATGGTGCCGGCAATATCGTTAGCGGCAACCCATCTGTCGGCAATGCCGGCACCCCGAGCGGAGGCAGCTTCCTCGGCGCGCCCAAGCCACTGCCCAGCGGAGTGCTGGAAGGCTCGGAACCAACGCCTGCCGCTGCGCCAGTCAGAGCCACCGCGATTGCACCTGCGGTCGCGGCTGCGCCAGGCGCCGTACAGCCATCGCGCACGCTGTCGCAACCGGCTGTGCCTGCCGGTTCCGGCAACATCGTGGTGCAGGTCGGCGCGCTGAGCGATCAGCAGCGAGCACAAACCTGGCTGAAAAGCCTGAACGAGCGCTTCCGCGTGCCTGGCAAAGTCACCCTGAATAACGGTTTATATCGCATCCAGTTGGGGCCGTTCCAGAGCCGTCAGCAAGCTGCCGACCTGCAACAACGCCTTTCCAGCGAAGCGCAACAGCCGTCATTTATCACCACGGTGTCCGGCGCGCAGTAA
- the mrdB gene encoding peptidoglycan glycosyltransferase MrdB (rod shape-determining protein RodA) has translation MTDSQQKGSIWTKMHIDLPFLLCVMALLGYSMFVMWSASGQDTGMMERKIAQCVLGLIVMIGMAQIPPRVYEGWAPYLYIFCFILLVMVDVFGQISKGAQRWLDLGVVRFQPSEIAKIAVPLMVARYINRDMCPPSLKNTGIALVLTFAPTLLVAAQPDLGTAILICASGLFVLFLAGMSWRLIAIAAILLAAFIPVLWFFLMHDYQRDRVMMLLDPETDPLGAGYHIIQSKIAIGSGGLTGKGWLQGTQSQLEFLPERHTDFIFAVLAEELGLIGVLILLALYLFLIMRGLVIAANAQTSFGRVMVGGLMLIFFVYVFVNIGMVSGILPVVGVPLPLVSYGGSALVVLMAGFGIVMSIHTHRKMLSKNL, from the coding sequence ATGACAGACAGTCAACAAAAAGGCTCAATCTGGACCAAGATGCACATTGATCTGCCTTTCCTTCTGTGTGTAATGGCGTTACTGGGCTATAGCATGTTCGTCATGTGGAGCGCCAGCGGACAGGACACGGGCATGATGGAGCGCAAAATCGCTCAATGCGTGCTGGGATTGATCGTCATGATCGGCATGGCGCAAATCCCGCCGCGGGTCTATGAAGGCTGGGCGCCGTATCTGTACATTTTCTGTTTTATCCTGCTGGTCATGGTGGATGTATTCGGCCAGATCAGTAAAGGCGCGCAGCGCTGGCTCGATTTGGGCGTGGTGCGCTTCCAGCCGTCGGAAATCGCCAAAATCGCGGTGCCGCTGATGGTGGCCCGCTATATCAACCGCGATATGTGCCCGCCATCGCTGAAAAACACCGGCATCGCGCTGGTGCTGACGTTCGCCCCCACCCTACTGGTGGCTGCTCAGCCGGACCTTGGCACCGCCATCCTGATTTGCGCTTCCGGCCTGTTCGTGCTGTTCCTCGCCGGTATGAGCTGGCGGCTGATCGCCATTGCCGCCATTCTGCTAGCGGCGTTCATTCCCGTCTTGTGGTTCTTCCTGATGCATGACTACCAGCGCGACAGGGTAATGATGCTGCTCGACCCGGAAACCGATCCGCTCGGCGCCGGTTATCATATTATCCAGTCGAAAATCGCCATCGGCTCCGGCGGCCTGACTGGCAAAGGCTGGTTACAGGGCACGCAGTCTCAATTGGAGTTCCTGCCGGAACGCCATACCGACTTTATCTTCGCGGTGCTGGCTGAAGAACTGGGGCTGATCGGCGTGCTGATCCTGCTGGCGCTATACCTGTTCCTGATCATGCGCGGCCTGGTGATCGCCGCCAATGCGCAAACCTCGTTCGGTCGGGTGATGGTCGGCGGCTTGATGCTAATCTTTTTCGTGTATGTGTTTGTTAACATCGGCATGGTGAGTGGTATCCTGCCGGTGGTCGGGGTGCCGCTGCCGTTGGTCAGCTATGGCGGCTCGGCGCTGGTCGTCTTGATGGCGGGATTCGGTATCGTCATGTCGATACACACTCACCGCAAAATGTTATCCAAGAATTTATAG